From Providencia sp. R33, a single genomic window includes:
- the pfkA gene encoding 6-phosphofructokinase has protein sequence MVKQIKRIGVLTSGGDAPGMNAAIRGVVRAALGEGLEVMGIFDGYLGLYENRMKQLDRYSVSDMINRGGTFLGSARFPQFRDEKVRAIAFENLKKNHIDALVVIGGDGSYLGAKALTEAGFPCIGLPGTIDNDVAGTDYTIGYFTALETVVEAIDRLRDTSTSHKRISIVEVMGRYCGDLTLSAAIAGGCEFLVLPEQEMCFDREELLSEIKRGIEKGKRHAIVAITEHVCDVGELARYIEQETHHETRATVLGHIQRGGSPVAYDRILASRMGAYSIQLLLEGYGGRCVGIQNEKLVHHDIIDAVMNMKRVFKKDWFDTAKKLY, from the coding sequence ATGGTCAAGCAGATTAAAAGAATTGGGGTTTTAACGAGTGGTGGCGACGCACCTGGTATGAATGCTGCGATCCGTGGCGTGGTACGTGCTGCTTTAGGTGAAGGCTTAGAAGTGATGGGTATTTTTGACGGATACCTTGGCCTATATGAAAACCGCATGAAACAATTAGACCGATACAGTGTGTCGGACATGATTAACCGTGGCGGCACCTTTTTAGGCTCAGCTCGTTTTCCACAATTCCGTGATGAAAAAGTACGTGCTATCGCCTTTGAAAATCTGAAGAAAAACCATATTGATGCGCTGGTTGTTATTGGTGGTGATGGTTCCTATTTGGGGGCTAAAGCACTGACAGAAGCAGGTTTCCCATGTATTGGTTTACCAGGCACAATCGATAATGACGTGGCTGGGACTGACTACACCATTGGTTATTTCACTGCACTTGAAACTGTTGTGGAAGCCATTGACCGCTTGCGTGATACCTCAACATCCCATAAACGTATCTCCATTGTTGAAGTAATGGGGCGTTACTGTGGTGATTTAACCCTATCTGCGGCGATCGCGGGGGGGTGCGAATTCCTTGTATTACCTGAGCAAGAAATGTGTTTTGACCGTGAAGAGCTATTATCTGAAATCAAACGTGGTATTGAAAAAGGCAAGCGCCATGCGATTGTGGCTATCACAGAACACGTTTGTGACGTAGGTGAGCTAGCCAGATATATTGAGCAAGAAACACACCATGAAACCCGCGCAACAGTACTCGGACACATTCAGCGTGGTGGTTCGCCAGTGGCATATGACCGTATTTTAGCCTCGCGTATGGGGGCATACTCCATCCAATTACTGCTTGAAGGTTACGGTGGGCGCTGCGTGGGGATCCAAAATGAGAAACTGGTTCACCATGATATTATTGATGCGGTAATGAATATGAAGCGCGTATTTAAGAAGGATTGGTTTGATACGGCTAAGAAGCTTTACTAA
- a CDS encoding phosphatidate cytidylyltransferase: protein MNLWDSELALLLSGVFGILVFASVIGGILAYRYSGDKSNPTIDNLNARIRAWWVMCIICVLAVVLGNIAVVILFALISFFALREFITLTPTRRSDHEALFWCFFIFIPLQYLLVGVEWYGMFSIFVPVFVFLFLPTRIALAGDTFHFLERTAKIQWGMLVTVFCLSHVPALLMLNIEGYEGEGVKLLLFLIIVTQISDVLQYVFGKLMGKRPIVPKLSPNKTIEGFIGGILSSVLIGICLYWVTPFSWWVAGLMSLAITIMGFVGGLCMSAIKRDSGIKDFGAIIEGHGGMLDRIDSLCFAAPIFFHLTRYYYT, encoded by the coding sequence ATGAACTTGTGGGACAGCGAATTAGCCTTATTATTATCGGGCGTGTTTGGGATCTTGGTTTTTGCGAGCGTGATTGGTGGAATTTTGGCCTACCGTTATTCTGGTGATAAAAGCAACCCAACCATTGATAACTTAAATGCTCGAATTCGGGCATGGTGGGTGATGTGCATTATCTGCGTATTGGCGGTAGTACTGGGTAATATCGCCGTGGTTATCTTATTTGCGTTGATATCCTTCTTTGCACTGCGCGAGTTTATTACTTTAACGCCAACGCGGCGAAGTGATCATGAAGCCCTGTTTTGGTGTTTCTTTATTTTCATTCCGCTGCAATACCTGTTGGTTGGTGTTGAGTGGTACGGAATGTTTTCAATTTTTGTGCCTGTGTTTGTTTTCCTCTTTTTACCAACACGCATTGCATTGGCAGGGGATACCTTTCATTTTCTTGAGCGTACAGCAAAAATTCAATGGGGAATGTTGGTAACAGTTTTCTGTTTAAGCCATGTTCCAGCACTGTTGATGCTGAATATTGAGGGCTATGAAGGGGAGGGGGTAAAATTATTGCTCTTCTTAATTATTGTGACGCAGATTTCCGATGTGTTGCAGTATGTATTCGGTAAACTGATGGGTAAACGCCCTATTGTGCCTAAATTGAGCCCAAATAAGACGATAGAAGGTTTTATTGGGGGGATTTTATCCTCTGTACTGATCGGGATTTGCTTATATTGGGTGACACCATTTAGTTGGTGGGTCGCGGGTTTAATGTCATTAGCGATCACCATTATGGGGTTTGTAGGTGGATTATGCATGTCAGCCATCAAGCGTGATAGTGGAATTAAAGACTTCGGGGCTATTATTGAAGGCCATGGTGGCATGCTAGACCGAATAGATTCACTGTGTTTTGCTGCACCCATTTTTTTCCATTTAACGCGTTATTATTACACTTAA
- a CDS encoding lysophospholipid acyltransferase family protein: MEKVQRISLLAKGMGMLLSGTCRLLTGVRTRWVGCQPAITPRIYYANHSSHLDGLVIWSGLPPLMRHFVHPVAAKDYWDKTPFRRYLVNNVFRAVLVDRKGDKPTQGNILEPLESVLAAKHSLIFFPEGTRGNGEELGQFKSGLYHLAKKYPDVEVVPIYLENLNRVLPKGSKLVVPVICSAVVGEPISPLTETENKTEFLQRAKEALEELMP, encoded by the coding sequence ATGGAAAAAGTGCAGAGAATTTCCCTTCTTGCAAAGGGAATGGGAATGCTGTTATCGGGAACTTGCCGCTTATTAACTGGGGTGCGTACTCGTTGGGTGGGTTGTCAACCTGCCATAACTCCACGTATCTATTATGCAAACCATTCAAGCCATTTGGATGGATTAGTGATTTGGTCTGGCTTGCCTCCCCTTATGCGCCATTTTGTTCACCCTGTTGCGGCGAAAGATTATTGGGATAAAACACCATTTCGTCGTTATTTGGTGAATAATGTTTTTCGCGCCGTTCTTGTGGATAGAAAAGGGGACAAACCTACACAAGGTAATATTTTGGAGCCTCTCGAATCCGTTTTAGCCGCTAAACATTCATTGATATTTTTCCCTGAGGGAACTCGCGGTAATGGTGAAGAGCTAGGCCAATTTAAGAGTGGCCTTTACCACTTAGCGAAGAAATACCCCGATGTTGAAGTCGTTCCTATCTACCTCGAAAACCTTAACCGTGTATTGCCGAAAGGGTCTAAATTAGTTGTGCCGGTTATTTGCTCTGCGGTGGTCGGTGAGCCTATTTCTCCTTTAACCGAAACTGAAAATAAAACTGAATTTTTGCAACGTGCCAAAGAAGCGTTAGAGGAGTTGATGCCATGA